From a single Pseudoalteromonas nigrifaciens genomic region:
- a CDS encoding 2OG-Fe dioxygenase family protein: MTALNPQNLLQLRFINQTNIDLVKPSFDNLPTNPYADGAFRKRRYSVVKLQNGELKLQATKAFVQDDAINTFQGNVERSYENLEQSLLESAGMKSIVNEFRQITGIDEERDIEIHQFRMLAIDSDTPAAPEGVHQDGFDHVCVCGVSHENLEGGELLVYENKQADPCFKMAIKDGMFAVINDRQVWHNATPMNKLDASKPGYLDCFVLTS, from the coding sequence ATGACCGCTTTAAACCCCCAGAATTTACTGCAGCTGCGTTTTATTAACCAAACAAATATTGATTTGGTTAAGCCTTCTTTTGATAACCTGCCGACTAATCCTTATGCAGATGGCGCCTTTCGTAAACGCCGTTACTCTGTAGTTAAACTACAAAATGGTGAGCTAAAGCTACAAGCAACAAAAGCATTTGTACAAGATGATGCAATTAATACCTTTCAGGGTAATGTTGAGCGTAGTTACGAAAATTTAGAGCAAAGCCTACTTGAGTCAGCGGGCATGAAAAGTATTGTGAATGAGTTTCGTCAAATTACCGGGATTGATGAAGAACGTGATATCGAAATTCACCAATTTCGTATGTTAGCCATTGATAGTGATACGCCTGCAGCGCCAGAAGGCGTGCACCAAGATGGTTTTGATCATGTGTGTGTATGTGGTGTATCGCATGAAAACTTAGAGGGCGGTGAATTGCTTGTATACGAAAACAAGCAAGCCGATCCCTGTTTTAAAATGGCCATAAAAGACGGTATGTTTGCAGTAATTAACGACCGTCAAGTGTGGCATAACGCTACTCCAATGAATAAACTTGATGCCAGTAAGCCAGGTTACCTGGATTGCTTTGTATTAACGTCTTAA
- a CDS encoding cysteine desulfurase-like protein: MNITQLREQFPALMQSVNGKSPVFLDGPGGSQVPQSVLNAMTAYLGYYNSNLGGAFFSSDKTVELMANARQAAADLLNAPSSQQIVFGPNMTSLTFSFSRAISRDWQAGDEIIVTNADHFSNVSSWQQAAEDKGVKVNTALINETDCTLNMAQFESLLNSNTKLVAVTYASNTTGSINNIKRIVELAHNVGALVYVDAVHYAPHELVDVQALDCDFLACSAYKFFGPHLGMVYGKKEHLEGFTPYKVEPAKDVAPGRWETGTQSFEAMAGFIAAVDYIAAISELDDSHSRREKLSVAFAKTKQHEMALSEYFLTRLVNYPRIKLFGIDDLDRLNERTPTFALTFEGLEPRAVSECLGKQHICVWDGNFYAQGLCEQLGVLDKGGVVRIGCMHYNTTAELDQLFNLFDELLG; encoded by the coding sequence ATGAATATAACGCAATTACGTGAGCAATTTCCGGCATTAATGCAAAGCGTTAATGGTAAATCTCCCGTGTTTTTAGACGGCCCCGGTGGCTCGCAAGTACCGCAATCGGTACTTAACGCTATGACTGCTTATTTGGGTTATTACAACTCAAATTTAGGTGGAGCATTTTTCTCAAGCGATAAAACCGTTGAGCTAATGGCAAATGCTCGCCAAGCTGCTGCCGATTTACTCAATGCGCCCAGCTCACAACAAATTGTATTTGGTCCGAATATGACCAGCTTAACGTTTAGCTTTAGCCGCGCAATTTCACGCGACTGGCAAGCGGGTGATGAAATTATTGTCACTAACGCGGATCACTTTTCTAACGTTTCGTCGTGGCAGCAAGCCGCAGAAGATAAAGGTGTTAAAGTTAATACTGCGCTTATTAACGAAACCGACTGCACACTCAATATGGCCCAGTTCGAGAGTTTACTAAACAGTAATACTAAGCTGGTAGCGGTAACTTATGCTTCAAATACCACAGGTTCAATTAACAATATTAAACGTATTGTAGAGCTTGCCCACAACGTAGGCGCACTTGTTTATGTTGATGCCGTACATTATGCACCGCACGAACTTGTAGATGTACAAGCGCTTGATTGCGACTTTTTAGCCTGCTCTGCGTACAAGTTTTTTGGCCCGCATTTAGGTATGGTTTATGGCAAAAAAGAGCACCTTGAAGGATTTACCCCGTACAAAGTTGAGCCAGCTAAAGACGTAGCGCCTGGTCGCTGGGAAACCGGCACGCAAAGCTTTGAAGCCATGGCTGGTTTTATAGCGGCGGTTGATTACATTGCAGCAATTAGCGAGCTTGACGACAGCCATTCACGCCGCGAAAAGTTAAGTGTTGCCTTTGCTAAAACCAAGCAACACGAAATGGCGCTGAGTGAATACTTTTTAACGCGCTTAGTTAATTACCCGCGTATTAAATTGTTTGGTATAGATGATTTAGATCGTTTAAATGAGCGTACGCCTACTTTTGCGTTAACTTTTGAAGGTTTAGAGCCGCGCGCTGTATCTGAATGTTTAGGTAAGCAACATATTTGTGTATGGGATGGCAACTTTTACGCGCAAGGTTTGTGTGAGCAATTAGGCGTACTTGATAAAGGTGGCGTAGTGCGCATTGGTTGCATGCACTACAACACCACCGCAGAGCTTGATCAGTTATTTAATTTGTTTGATGAGCTACTAGGTTAA
- a CDS encoding 2OG-Fe(II) oxygenase, translated as MTDFIRVYDNALSNDFCDNFITTFSQSPHIKQGMTSGGIDLNKKDSHDLHLNNHPEYVEQLKHIQQTTAQYVFKYIEEHIFIMIGAFGLKVYHPKSGEPVDLTHANFDEVGKPQLPLLVQQIFRLGNIQAQKYQVNKGGYPYWHSEVYPQLNHNEALHRVLLFMFYLNDVEQGGETEFYYQKRKIAPKKGTMVIAPGYFTHTHRGNKPVSNDKYILTSWVLFNRAEQIYGAPKS; from the coding sequence ATGACGGACTTTATTCGCGTATACGATAACGCGCTCAGCAATGACTTTTGTGATAACTTTATCACTACCTTTTCTCAAAGCCCGCATATAAAACAAGGGATGACATCTGGCGGTATCGATTTAAATAAAAAAGATAGCCACGACTTGCACTTAAACAATCATCCGGAATACGTTGAGCAATTAAAACACATTCAACAAACCACTGCACAGTATGTTTTTAAATACATTGAAGAACATATTTTTATTATGATTGGTGCCTTTGGCCTAAAAGTGTATCACCCTAAAAGTGGCGAACCTGTTGACTTAACACACGCAAACTTTGATGAAGTGGGTAAACCACAACTGCCCTTATTAGTGCAGCAAATTTTTAGGCTAGGAAATATTCAGGCGCAAAAATACCAAGTTAATAAAGGCGGTTACCCGTATTGGCACAGCGAAGTTTATCCGCAGTTAAATCATAACGAGGCGCTACATAGAGTATTGCTGTTTATGTTTTATTTGAACGATGTTGAACAAGGTGGGGAAACGGAGTTTTATTATCAAAAGCGTAAAATTGCGCCTAAAAAAGGCACTATGGTAATAGCGCCCGGCTACTTTACTCACACTCACCGTGGCAATAAGCCAGTATCTAACGATAAGTATATTTTAACCTCGTGGGTACTGTTTAACCGCGCAGAGCAAATATACGGTGCGCCAAAGAGCTAG
- a CDS encoding acyl-CoA thioesterase, with protein MFIEKVMPRFSETDALGHINNTVLPVWFEASRAPIFRFFTPDLNPHDWKLIIAKVEVSFVGELFYGHEVTIKTSVEHVGTSSFVLRQEAHQQGNCCAVGKTVLVRYDFAAKAKQSLSVSEKSSLNEHLAPAS; from the coding sequence ATGTTTATTGAAAAAGTGATGCCGCGCTTTAGTGAAACAGATGCGCTAGGACATATTAACAATACCGTACTCCCTGTATGGTTTGAAGCTTCGCGTGCGCCTATTTTTAGGTTTTTTACCCCAGATTTAAACCCACATGACTGGAAGCTAATTATTGCCAAAGTCGAAGTGTCGTTTGTTGGTGAGTTATTTTATGGCCATGAAGTAACCATTAAAACCTCAGTAGAGCATGTAGGTACCAGCTCATTTGTATTACGCCAAGAAGCTCACCAGCAAGGTAACTGCTGTGCAGTTGGTAAAACGGTATTGGTACGTTACGATTTTGCAGCAAAAGCAAAGCAATCGCTTTCAGTATCTGAAAAATCGTCACTTAATGAGCATTTAGCCCCGGCTAGCTAG
- the glpD gene encoding glycerol-3-phosphate dehydrogenase, producing the protein MKLLDNEYDLLVIGGGVNGTGIAADAAGRGLKVLLCEQNDLASATSSSSSKLIHGGLRYLEHYQFRLVKEALKEREVLLKNAPHIMWPLSFRLPHQAHLRPYWMIRIGLFIYDHLAKRITLPASKSIKFTRDSILNNTITRGFEYADGWVDDSRLVILNALAAQQKGATILSRTRCIKAVRNNNNWSVTLEQQGSKKQCSIVAKGVVNAAGPWVASLFDEVITGPSPHNIRLVKGSHIIVPRIHTEPQAYILQNKDQRIIFVTPFEDDYSLIGTTDEEYSDNIADVKISDKEVDYLIGITNNYFKKQLTHNDIVHTFSGVRPLLDDNSCDAQAVTRDYKLILSSNNNQAPLLSVFGGKITTYRKLAENAVNELASFYPHMGQTWTKNTPLPGGDFSSKVVLKQQLQVKYAWLPEFILNRFIRSYGTGTYTLLTDAQSVADLGQHFGHGLYATEVNYLVNSEWARCAEDILWRRSKLGLRFNTEQITALSQYIQNYNGSIPL; encoded by the coding sequence GTGAAATTACTCGATAATGAATATGATTTACTGGTTATTGGCGGTGGCGTTAATGGCACTGGTATTGCGGCTGACGCCGCCGGTAGAGGCTTAAAAGTATTACTGTGTGAGCAAAATGATTTAGCCTCTGCTACATCATCAAGTAGCAGTAAACTTATTCATGGTGGACTACGCTATTTAGAGCATTACCAATTTAGGCTAGTAAAAGAGGCACTTAAAGAGCGTGAAGTGTTATTAAAAAATGCCCCACATATTATGTGGCCGCTATCTTTTAGGCTGCCACATCAAGCGCATTTACGCCCTTACTGGATGATTAGAATTGGGTTGTTTATATACGACCATCTTGCCAAACGCATTACTTTACCCGCATCAAAATCAATTAAATTTACCCGCGATAGTATATTGAATAATACTATTACCCGCGGTTTTGAATACGCTGATGGCTGGGTTGATGATTCGAGGTTAGTTATTTTAAATGCGTTAGCAGCACAGCAAAAAGGTGCAACCATTTTAAGCCGCACGCGCTGTATTAAAGCAGTTCGCAATAACAATAATTGGAGTGTGACCTTAGAGCAACAAGGTAGCAAAAAGCAATGTTCTATAGTTGCTAAAGGAGTTGTTAATGCAGCGGGCCCTTGGGTTGCATCACTTTTTGATGAGGTAATTACTGGGCCGTCGCCACATAATATTCGCTTAGTTAAAGGCAGCCATATTATTGTGCCGCGTATTCACACTGAGCCGCAGGCCTATATTTTACAAAATAAAGATCAGCGTATTATTTTTGTTACCCCATTTGAAGATGACTATTCACTGATTGGCACTACAGATGAAGAATACAGCGACAATATAGCAGATGTAAAAATTAGCGATAAAGAAGTCGATTACTTAATTGGCATTACTAATAATTACTTTAAAAAACAACTTACTCATAACGACATAGTGCATACCTTTAGTGGTGTACGCCCCTTACTAGATGATAACTCATGCGACGCACAAGCCGTTACTCGCGACTACAAACTGATATTATCGAGCAATAATAACCAGGCACCACTGCTAAGTGTATTTGGTGGGAAAATTACCACTTATCGCAAGCTCGCTGAAAACGCAGTAAACGAACTCGCCAGCTTTTATCCGCATATGGGCCAAACATGGACAAAAAATACTCCATTACCCGGTGGCGACTTTTCATCAAAGGTAGTATTAAAGCAACAACTACAGGTAAAGTATGCATGGTTGCCTGAGTTTATTTTAAATCGCTTTATACGCAGTTACGGTACTGGCACTTATACCCTACTTACAGATGCCCAAAGCGTAGCTGATTTAGGCCAGCATTTTGGCCATGGTTTATACGCCACTGAAGTAAATTATTTAGTTAATAGCGAGTGGGCTCGCTGCGCCGAGGATATATTGTGGCGTCGTAGTAAGTTAGGTTTGCGTTTTAATACTGAGCAAATAACAGCGCTGAGCCAGTATATTCAAAATTATAATGGCTCAATACCGCTGTAA
- the glpK gene encoding glycerol kinase GlpK produces the protein MSKYILSIDQGTTSSRAILFTKDAKVVDTVQQTFPQHFPNNGWVEHDPNDILQTVLSTCKTVLANNQVTAEQVIAIGITNQRETTLVWNKKTGQPIYNAIVWQDRRTSEYCEQIRSDKLSKKISDKTGLLLDPYFSATKIRWILDNVADAQQQALAGELAFGTVDSYLLWHLTAGKVHRTDATNASRTLLFNIHQQCWDEELLTQFNIPHSMLPEVMDSAAEFGSTSSEIFGAPIKVCAMAGDQQAALIGQACFKEGMAKSTYGTGCFLMLNTGDKALTSNNRLLTTVAYRLNGRVTYAIEGSIFMAGATMQWIVEGLKLLEHAGDSEAMVKDVPLDHGVFLVPSFTGLGAPYWDANARGAILGLTRDSGISTIVAAALQSVGYQTKDLQKAMEGDGLRPSILRVDGGMAKNNWAMQFLANILGASVERPALTETTSLGVAYLAGLQTGIYKSTEQLATMWQCDRRFEPTMSIDERNDLYAKWQHCIAQVTLSNNATKDDC, from the coding sequence ATGTCTAAATACATACTCTCGATTGATCAAGGAACTACCAGCTCTCGGGCTATTTTATTTACCAAAGATGCCAAGGTAGTTGATACTGTTCAGCAAACATTCCCGCAGCACTTTCCCAATAATGGCTGGGTTGAGCACGACCCTAACGATATTTTACAAACCGTACTAAGTACCTGTAAAACAGTACTGGCTAATAACCAGGTTACAGCCGAGCAGGTCATTGCCATTGGTATCACTAATCAGCGCGAAACCACTTTAGTATGGAATAAAAAGACTGGCCAACCAATTTATAATGCCATTGTGTGGCAAGATCGCCGTACCAGCGAGTATTGCGAGCAAATACGTAGCGATAAACTCAGTAAAAAAATTAGCGATAAAACCGGGCTATTATTAGATCCGTACTTTTCAGCCACTAAAATTCGCTGGATTTTAGATAATGTTGCCGATGCACAGCAACAAGCGCTAGCCGGCGAGCTAGCATTTGGTACGGTTGACAGTTATTTACTGTGGCATTTAACCGCTGGCAAAGTACACCGTACCGATGCCACCAACGCCTCACGTACACTATTATTTAATATACATCAGCAATGTTGGGATGAAGAGTTACTAACGCAGTTTAATATTCCACACTCTATGCTTCCAGAAGTGATGGACAGCGCAGCCGAGTTTGGCAGTACCAGCAGTGAAATTTTTGGTGCACCGATTAAAGTTTGCGCTATGGCGGGGGATCAGCAAGCCGCATTAATTGGCCAAGCTTGCTTTAAAGAAGGCATGGCTAAAAGTACCTACGGAACGGGCTGCTTTTTAATGCTTAATACGGGCGATAAAGCCCTTACCTCTAATAACCGCTTATTAACTACTGTGGCTTACAGGCTCAATGGTAGAGTGACCTACGCTATAGAGGGCAGTATTTTTATGGCGGGTGCCACTATGCAATGGATTGTTGAGGGCTTAAAGCTACTTGAACATGCCGGCGACAGCGAGGCTATGGTCAAAGACGTGCCACTGGATCACGGCGTATTTTTAGTGCCTTCGTTTACCGGTTTAGGCGCCCCATACTGGGATGCCAATGCCCGTGGTGCTATTTTAGGTTTAACCCGTGATTCGGGCATTAGCACTATAGTAGCAGCGGCGCTGCAGTCTGTTGGCTATCAAACCAAAGATTTACAAAAAGCCATGGAAGGTGATGGCCTGCGTCCAAGTATTTTGCGCGTGGACGGTGGCATGGCAAAAAATAATTGGGCCATGCAGTTTTTAGCTAATATTTTAGGCGCAAGTGTGGAACGCCCAGCGCTAACAGAAACAACCTCTCTGGGTGTTGCCTATTTAGCAGGGCTGCAAACTGGGATTTATAAGTCAACGGAGCAATTAGCTACTATGTGGCAATGCGACCGTCGTTTTGAACCAACCATGAGCATAGATGAACGTAACGATTTATACGCAAAATGGCAGCACTGTATAGCACAAGTCACACTTTCAAATAACGCAACAAAAGACGACTGCTAA
- a CDS encoding YdcH family protein, giving the protein MLGEDHSLTQDFPEHLNTIKKLNSNDPEFADKAKKYNALDKEIRTLELQDAPIDDEEMLQLKHDRVVLKDWLHQQLLKAS; this is encoded by the coding sequence ATGTTAGGCGAAGATCATTCATTAACTCAAGACTTTCCTGAGCACCTAAATACCATTAAAAAACTCAATAGCAATGATCCAGAGTTTGCAGATAAAGCCAAAAAATACAACGCGCTTGATAAAGAAATTCGTACCTTAGAGCTGCAAGACGCGCCTATCGATGACGAGGAAATGCTGCAATTAAAACATGACCGTGTGGTGTTAAAAGATTGGCTACATCAACAACTGTTAAAAGCCAGCTAA
- a CDS encoding anthranilate synthase component II, with amino-acid sequence MLLMIDNYDSFTYNLVQYFQRLDQEVLVKRNDQITLSQIKQLNPQHIVISPGPKSPSEAGISLSIVEQLKGQYPILGICLGHQTIAQALGAKVVRAKKVMHGKTSPIYHSDQGVFKGLAKPLTVCRYHSLIVEAQSLPKELQVTAWTQTQQGEFDEIMGLLHTDLALEGVQFHPEAILTEQGLALLDNFLTRF; translated from the coding sequence ATGCTTTTAATGATCGACAATTACGACTCGTTTACCTATAACTTGGTACAGTACTTTCAGCGTTTAGATCAAGAGGTACTGGTTAAGCGCAACGACCAAATAACGCTTAGCCAAATTAAGCAGTTAAATCCTCAACATATTGTTATATCACCCGGTCCTAAAAGCCCAAGCGAAGCGGGTATTTCATTAAGTATTGTTGAGCAATTAAAAGGGCAGTATCCTATTTTAGGAATTTGCTTAGGGCATCAAACTATTGCCCAAGCCTTAGGAGCAAAGGTGGTGCGTGCTAAAAAAGTAATGCACGGTAAAACATCGCCAATTTACCATAGCGATCAAGGAGTATTTAAAGGTTTAGCTAAGCCCTTAACGGTCTGTCGGTATCATTCTTTAATTGTTGAGGCACAGTCGCTGCCTAAAGAGTTGCAAGTAACAGCCTGGACACAAACCCAGCAAGGTGAGTTTGACGAAATTATGGGATTATTACATACAGACTTAGCACTTGAAGGTGTACAATTTCATCCGGAAGCTATTTTAACTGAGCAAGGTTTAGCGTTACTTGATAACTTTTTAACTCGCTTCTAA
- a CDS encoding HDOD domain-containing protein — translation MTEIVQQPRIVKMLNQRAHDLLLGHNFAHQQIGFIHTLEMDYGEPLKQRTLLEVEVAAQQKRKLKSTAHHKYRAAASEQLHKAIEKMMSEQLSDIDSVIQNTIGVEDSVCAMLDILATKSASVGRLEPLVNDLSWLGRELVTLVNLPYYRNQRSKNTAVKVDSPALALRYIGLDNLQLVVPTFAVRHWMPYSTEPFSLLKRRLKESAMANAIAAQKIAEVNEVNPSHAFTLGMLLNVGQIALVRLYLKVFEQIWQRKVQFARTTANKGLHTALLELKPDPLFLTTLLSEQSLAISAKIIEKMAFKYLPFNSVMQQLVNGVEKGDTALPLTQVMLKARCYSQYLTLKQHQLVEPDETLSWFSYFKFTKKELKALQASNFNNLAIQID, via the coding sequence ATGACCGAAATAGTGCAGCAACCGCGTATTGTTAAAATGCTTAATCAACGAGCACATGATTTGCTGCTTGGTCATAACTTTGCTCATCAACAAATTGGCTTTATTCATACGCTAGAAATGGACTATGGCGAACCACTAAAGCAACGCACATTACTTGAAGTAGAGGTTGCCGCTCAGCAAAAGCGCAAGCTAAAAAGCACCGCGCATCATAAATATCGTGCAGCAGCGAGCGAGCAACTGCATAAAGCAATAGAAAAAATGATGTCTGAGCAGCTTAGCGATATAGACAGTGTTATTCAAAACACCATAGGTGTAGAGGACAGCGTATGTGCCATGTTAGATATTTTAGCCACAAAAAGCGCATCGGTTGGGCGCTTAGAGCCCTTAGTTAACGACCTAAGCTGGCTTGGCAGAGAGTTAGTTACTTTAGTTAACTTGCCTTATTATCGTAATCAGCGCAGCAAAAATACCGCAGTGAAAGTAGATAGCCCCGCTTTAGCGCTGCGTTATATTGGCCTAGATAACTTACAGCTAGTAGTACCAACTTTTGCAGTGCGCCATTGGATGCCTTATAGCACAGAGCCTTTTTCGTTACTAAAAAGGCGCTTAAAAGAAAGCGCCATGGCGAATGCTATTGCTGCACAAAAAATTGCTGAAGTTAACGAGGTTAACCCAAGCCATGCTTTTACTTTAGGGATGTTATTAAACGTGGGGCAAATAGCCTTAGTGCGTTTATATTTAAAAGTGTTTGAGCAAATTTGGCAGCGAAAAGTACAATTTGCTCGCACTACAGCGAATAAAGGCTTGCATACTGCATTGCTAGAGCTAAAACCAGACCCTTTATTTTTAACCACCTTACTGAGCGAACAGTCGTTGGCTATTAGCGCTAAAATAATTGAAAAAATGGCCTTTAAGTATTTGCCGTTTAATAGCGTAATGCAGCAACTCGTTAATGGTGTAGAAAAAGGCGATACAGCGCTGCCTTTAACGCAGGTAATGCTAAAAGCACGATGTTACTCTCAGTACTTAACGCTAAAGCAGCATCAGCTAGTTGAACCGGATGAAACGCTTAGTTGGTTTTCGTACTTTAAGTTCACCAAAAAAGAGCTAAAAGCACTCCAAGCAAGCAATTTTAATAATCTTGCTATTCAAATTGATTAA
- a CDS encoding aspartate aminotransferase family protein, protein MTVNRELFDHVMVPNYAPSSVIPVRGEGSRVWDQQGREFIDFAGGIAVNCLGHCHPALVGALKEQGEKLWHLSNVMTNEPALRLAKKMVDATFAEKVYFANSGAEANEAALKLARRFALDQFGAEKSQIIAFNKGFHGRTFFTVTVGGQAAYSDGFGPKPGDIVHCDYNDLAAFEALISDKTCAVMMEPLQGEGGIVSPTDEFAQGVRDLCTKHNALLIFDEVQTGVGRTGNLYAYQGLNVVPDILTTAKALGGGFPIGAMITTTEIAQHLKVGTHGSTYGGNPLACAVAEAAFDTVNTPEVLAGVTAKAALFNQLLTEINNKYHVFSEIRGQGLLIGAVVSEQYKGRAKEFLVAGTEHGLMSLVAGADVVRFTPSLVIPEADIREGMARFEKAVASVVSA, encoded by the coding sequence ATGACAGTCAATCGCGAATTATTTGATCACGTAATGGTTCCTAACTACGCACCTTCAAGCGTAATTCCAGTTCGAGGCGAAGGCTCTCGCGTATGGGATCAACAAGGTCGAGAGTTTATCGACTTTGCTGGTGGTATTGCCGTTAACTGTCTTGGCCATTGCCACCCTGCATTAGTAGGCGCATTAAAAGAGCAAGGCGAAAAGCTTTGGCATCTATCAAATGTAATGACCAACGAGCCAGCACTACGCTTAGCTAAAAAAATGGTTGATGCAACCTTTGCCGAAAAAGTTTACTTTGCCAACTCAGGCGCAGAAGCAAACGAAGCAGCACTTAAATTAGCGCGTCGTTTTGCCCTTGATCAATTTGGCGCAGAAAAATCACAAATCATCGCATTCAACAAAGGTTTCCACGGCCGTACATTCTTTACCGTAACTGTTGGTGGCCAAGCGGCATACTCAGATGGTTTTGGTCCTAAGCCAGGCGACATTGTACATTGTGATTACAACGACCTGGCAGCATTTGAAGCCCTTATTAGCGACAAAACATGTGCCGTAATGATGGAGCCACTACAAGGTGAAGGCGGTATTGTTTCGCCAACTGACGAATTTGCACAAGGCGTTCGTGATTTATGTACTAAACATAATGCACTGCTTATTTTTGATGAAGTGCAAACAGGTGTTGGCCGTACAGGTAACTTATACGCATACCAAGGTTTAAACGTTGTTCCTGACATTTTAACTACGGCTAAAGCATTGGGCGGCGGTTTTCCTATTGGTGCTATGATCACCACAACTGAAATTGCACAACACCTTAAAGTAGGTACGCATGGTTCTACTTATGGTGGTAACCCATTAGCGTGCGCCGTTGCCGAAGCAGCATTCGATACTGTAAATACCCCAGAAGTACTTGCTGGTGTAACAGCAAAAGCAGCATTATTTAACCAACTACTTACTGAAATTAATAATAAATACCACGTGTTTAGCGAAATTCGCGGCCAAGGTTTATTAATTGGTGCAGTAGTAAGCGAGCAATACAAAGGTCGTGCAAAAGAGTTTTTAGTGGCAGGTACTGAGCACGGTCTTATGTCATTAGTTGCCGGTGCTGACGTGGTTCGTTTTACACCATCATTAGTTATCCCAGAAGCCGACATTCGTGAAGGTATGGCACGCTTTGAAAAAGCAGTAGCCAGTGTTGTAAGCGCTTAA
- the astA gene encoding arginine N-succinyltransferase — MMILRPIQQSDYPALVKIAHESGHGFTSLPNNEKLLQKKIDHSVSSFAKAATEPGDEGYLFVLEDTETGEVVGTSGIEAAVGLDDAFYHYHLSKVIHSSRTLNVYKAVDILTLCNDYTGATELCTLFLKDAYRKNSNGKLLSKSRFMFIKQHQQRFAQTVIAEMRGVSDDNGSSPFWQWLEEHFFSMDFPTADYLTGIGQKVFIAELMPKYPIYVNLLSKNAQAVIGKVHDNTRPAIELLKSEGFTFNGYVDIFDAGPTVEAKVDNIATIRNAKHFKVEIGEPSGDTMVLLANEKLTDFRATVVPMTFDERMSSIVITQQVADALYLQAGDSVSATTI; from the coding sequence ATGATGATCCTTCGCCCAATCCAACAAAGTGACTACCCTGCATTAGTGAAAATAGCCCACGAATCGGGTCATGGCTTTACTTCTTTACCTAATAATGAAAAGTTATTGCAAAAGAAAATAGATCATTCGGTTAGCTCATTTGCAAAAGCTGCTACCGAGCCGGGCGACGAAGGTTATTTATTTGTACTAGAGGACACCGAAACAGGTGAAGTAGTTGGCACCTCAGGTATAGAAGCCGCTGTTGGCTTAGATGATGCATTTTATCACTATCATTTAAGTAAAGTGATTCATTCTTCACGCACTCTAAACGTATATAAAGCAGTTGATATTTTAACGCTTTGTAACGATTACACCGGCGCTACAGAGCTATGTACATTATTTTTGAAAGACGCATACCGCAAAAACAGTAACGGTAAATTACTTTCAAAATCGCGTTTTATGTTTATTAAGCAGCATCAGCAGCGTTTTGCACAAACCGTCATTGCAGAAATGCGTGGTGTGTCTGACGACAATGGCAGCAGCCCATTTTGGCAATGGCTAGAAGAGCACTTTTTTTCAATGGACTTTCCAACTGCCGACTATTTAACAGGCATAGGCCAAAAAGTATTTATTGCTGAATTAATGCCTAAGTACCCAATTTACGTTAATTTGCTCAGCAAAAATGCGCAAGCTGTTATTGGTAAAGTACACGACAACACACGCCCAGCAATTGAGCTATTAAAAAGTGAAGGTTTTACCTTTAATGGGTATGTTGATATTTTTGATGCCGGCCCCACAGTTGAAGCAAAAGTAGATAACATTGCCACCATTCGCAATGCTAAACACTTTAAAGTTGAAATAGGTGAACCAAGTGGCGACACCATGGTGTTATTAGCCAACGAAAAGCTTACAGATTTTAGAGCAACTGTAGTGCCTATGACGTTCGATGAGCGCATGAGCAGCATAGTAATAACGCAACAAGTAGCCGATGCACTGTATTTACAAGCGGGCGATAGCGTAAGCGCAACCACGATTTAA